The Malus sylvestris chromosome 3, drMalSylv7.2, whole genome shotgun sequence genomic sequence TGACACTGTTGCTTCAGTTGATTCTGAAGCTTTTGCTGTTCTATTTGCTGGTGTTGAAGCATACCAGAATTTGACTGAAGGGAGTTAATATTTGACTGCAGCTTACTAACCCCACTCTGTGATGACATGGCATTCGAATTCATGTTCACTTGTTGGGAAACATTGACAGGAGTTTGTTGGTTAGATCCCAACAGAACTTGCTGCAAAGAGTTCAGTGCATTTCCCTGTCCTGGATCCAACTTTGTACTCGGCTGCAATGGATTCATCATGTTGTGCTGTGCTGTTGAACTTGAAACCCGAGAAATAGAAGACAACGAATTTTCCTGCAAGTTTGTCATATTATTGTTCTGCTGCATTGTTGGCACAGGACCTTGTAAATTCATTGTTTGCAACTGCGGGTTCATTGGATTTTCATGAGACTGCACTTGAGTAATTTGAGATTGCGGCTGCTGCATCGAGTAGTGCATATGAGGTGGGGGGAGCTGCTCTTGTTGCAGAGGAGGAACTTCCGTCCTCGTTCTATTTGTAATAATAAATTTTACTATCTGCTTCTCATATAAACCCAATTTGCCTTTCAAACTAGGTGAAATCCTATTCTTGGAAATCTGTAAGACTGATATGAGGCGCTCCAACATGGTTTTGAACATTTTTAGCTTCTCAAGCTGCCCCGGCTTTGGTGGTTGTGGAAGAGAATCGGGCTGGCAAATAGAAAGAACAGACGTCAGTAAGCAAAAGAACGACAATATAAGGAGTAACAAGACTTTGTTGCGAAATGTTATCAGCACCAGTGGTGAAGTAATACTCCCATGTAGACAGTCTACATGGGTAcaataattaaaaggaaaatcCAGGTGGAATCTATCAAAGAACACCACCGCAATAACCTAGCAGGGAAAGCCGGCTTGTTGGTAAAAGTTCAAGCAACAAattatgagagaagaaaatatTGAATTGATTACATACCTGCTGAAGTTTAGTAACATATTTCTGATAAACTTCACTTAGTTCGGTTAAGTACATTTCCTTCATGACTTTGATCTGCAAATGAAAGTTATAAATACAAAGATGATTAGAAAGAACTTTGGTGCAGCTACATGCTTGTCGACACCATCACAACATCAATGCCAACGGAAAAGAGCCCGTGCATGCAACCATGAATTCAGACGGCATGACAAAGCAGCCCCACAAGGAATCTTAACTCGTATGTATTTCTTCAAAATTCCCATTCAAACTAGGGAATTTTGGCATTAGTATAATTAAATTGGTTGAAATGGTTTGGATACGTGAACTAGAGACTTAGAGATGCTCTAGATGCGACTATGAGACAGATGCTCAGGGCAAAAGAGGTAGAGGAAAACCTAGGAAAACTTGgaaagagactttaagaaaGGATATGAAGCACTTGAACCTAATGAAAAACTTGACGCAAAACAGAGTGCGTTGGTGTTCTAAGATTACACAGCCGACCCCACGTGAGATAAGATTTGGTCGTTGTTGTAGCTCTGTCCCCACCCCTACCCCCACGTCtaataatttgtatttttatattaagTTGTTGTATGTGAAGGACTGAGATCATCTCCAGAGCTTTGCCTCGGGAGCCGATGGATCCATTAATCCTGGCCATTAAATTCAATCCGGCGGCCatgaaaccaaaaaccaaaggGGAAAGGTGCAGGGGATGGAAGATGAAGGAGGGGATGGGGTGGGATGACCAGAGGGGAAAGGGTGCAGGCGGTGGGAGAAGGAGGAGGGGATGGGTGTGGGATGACAGCAGTCATGGAAGTAggagaggaaggaggaaggaggaggggATGGGTGTGGGATGACAGCAGTCATGGAAGTAggagaggaaggaggaaggaggaggggATGGGGGTGGGATGACGGCAGTCATGGCAGTGGATGACGGCAGTCTGAGAAAGATCCCAATTTGACCGTCGAACTCCTTGCCGCTGCGTACTTGGTCGGTGATGCTGGAAACCTCCGCAGGCGAGAAGGGGAGAGATTTCTGGGATGTGAAAAGAGTGTTGTGCATTTCTGACCGTAAGTGAAAGCCATCGAATGGACAAGAAGTTAGTACATCTTACTTTTTGATAGACCTCCTCTTGCGAATCACTCCCGTTTGCATGTCCAGTCTGGGCTCGGCAATCTAGAGAAGCTACAAATTATACAGAGAGATGTGTCAATGTTTGCAcctaaaaagaaatttgaacaAGAAACGAAAAAACTAAGCATTGCATGCAGAacattgagaaaaaaaatggaaaactaTCCTTCCCAAAACAGTTGAAAATGTATTTCTTGTAACAcaaaatatatagatatatatatatatatatatatatatatccagacATCATAAGCAATCTAAGAACAGACTAGAAGCTTCATGAGCTAAAGTGGAAAAGGGCCATGCATGCACTGTTTTGAAGATAATTCATCCATGGGCAACGACGTTTACTAAACATACTAGACACTGAATTTTTATGCAGGCTTGTAATATTGTTCTGCTGCAATGTTGGCACAGAACCTTGTAAATTCATTGTTTGCAACAGCGGGTTCATTTGATTTTCACGAGACTGCACTTGAGTAATTTGAGATTGCGGCTGCTGCATGGAGTGCATATGAGGTGGCGAGAGCTGCCCTTGTTGCCGAGGAGGAACTTGCTTCCTCGGTCTATTTGTATCAATAAAATTTATTATCTGATTCTCGTATGAACCCAACTTGTCTATCAAACCAGGTGAAATGCTGCTCTTGGTAATATGTAAGACTGATATGAGGCGCTCCAATATGTTTTTGAACATTTTTAGCTTTTCAAGCCGCTCTGACTTTGGTTGTTGTGGAAGAGAATCGTGCTGGaaaacagaaagaagaagaggcaTGAGTAAGCAAAAGAACAGCAATATATataagaagaaattaaaacgGGGATCCGTCATTAAAAGGGATCTAGCATGAACCATCCCCACGATAACCTGGAACGGAAATAATGCTTAATTTGTAAAAGTAAAGCAACAAATTATGAGGGGAAAAAAATGAAGTGGTTACACACCGGTTGAAGTTTAGTAGCAATCTCCCAATACATTTCACTTAGCTCGGGTAAGTACATCTCCTTCACGGCTTTGATCTTCAAATCAAATTCAGAATGCCAAAGATGATTAGAAACAAATACACGTTTCCAAACACCATAGCATAGTTTGTTTCTTACTATCTCATGTCTTCTACTAATTTGTTTCTAACCCTAGCCATTTAGTCCGCATGGCAAAGTGGCTTACCTTTTGATAGACCTCTTCTTGCCAATCACCCTCATTTGCAAGTCTTGCTTGGGCTGGGGAATCTAGGATTGGTACAAGTTATGCAAAAATATTTTATACAATCATACAAATTTGTCTGATAAGGGTAGTAATGGAGAAAAGCTTTACCTTCCGAACATTGCTCAAGCAGAATAAAAACCTCTGCAAAAAcatgaaatattttcttttatttccatAATTCGATAATTGAATACTAGTTCAGCGTCTTACACAAACCATATAAACTAAAACTGATCCTAGAACTTGACACCTatttaatcataaaaaaaaataactgcCGGTGTagatattaaaaatcaatcttTCAGGCAGTTGATCATCAAGaagaacaacatttttaaaattcaaattcattttctctcCATGTCAAAAAGCATGTTGCAGAAGTTTGAGTTTCTATTACCCGCAGGATTAGGTTGTAATGAATTATCCACTGTGTTCTGAATCATGGTATCCACTTTGAGCATCCTCAGAGAAACTTTTTGTAGATAATCCCACTATGAAGAGAAATCCATGTTAAACTTCGAATGCATTGCTATTCATAAAGCAAACAGAGTTGAAACACAAACTAGTAAGTTATGTATGTAATAACATTTGTCATAGATAAATACCTGGCTTGTGGAAGAAGTATAAATCTTTTCCTCAAACGTCACGGCCATTTTCAAGAGTTCTTGTAATTCCTCGTCACCAGATACAGAAGGATGACTCTTCAATGTATCAAATCTTTACATGCAACACATTTAACAAAAATTATTGGCTATCATTAAAGCATGGAATTAACAGGTACATAAGCGAATTCATAATGAACAAATCCAATCATTTCTATATAAACCGGGACACACCCCAATCCCGATGTCCATAAAGGATGTGTGGGATTCTTAGCCCACATAGTCACGGGGTGAACCTTCTTTGTATGTTGAACATATCATCATTATTTCACATGTTCTCGGCATTCGCATTCATTAAATGGCTTGCGTCATCCTCGGTGATAGCCCGTGGCCAACCCGATGTCCCCCGGACATTGGGATCGGGGAGTATCAAACCCGCCTAAAGGTATGCGCACAGATTTTTGTGTAAGTAAACGAATATCATCTTCTAGCGATCATACATCTGAAACTGTACTTTTAATTGATGCCTACATAATTGAACTCAGTGCTGTGAAGGGGAATCGAACCTAGGGCTCAGGTGCTGTGGTAAAGGCTCTTAACCACTTAAGCTACAAACCCCTTGCGTCCTTGCATGGTTAACGTTATGATTGCCCTTCTATAACAAACATGTTAACAAGTACAAAATCATCTATAAATTAAAAGCTACTGCAAGAGAAAAGCATGAATCTATGATGCCtagggttttatttttctttctttcttaaaCATACTCACATCTTGTAGGTAATCTCTTGTCGTGAATTTGGAAGAGATTGACTCCTCCAGCCGCCACTGTCCATCGAGAGTTTTTCAAGTTGAGAAATCAAGTCGTCGTCTATTGTGGGTTCTCCATCGTCTGTGTCGGTTGAGGGTTCGCTTCCAACTTGAGGAGCCCGAGGAATCACGTTATCGGAATACATCAATTCTGACCAGATATGCATGGCCCAATCTAAAGAGAATGGAGACCAAAAATTAAAGATCAATCAAACCTAGAAATttgatcaaaaaaaaaaaaaaagcggaaagagttttcttttttgttcaaaaaaatgtGGAAAGAGTTGCGCTCATGAATTTAGGGTTAGTAGAGAGATGGAAAGAGGTAAGTGTCAATTTATAGGGAGACCATCAAACATGCAAGAATGAACGTCAGCTCATAGGAAATACTTTATTTATGGGTGGTGTTacaggaaagggatcctctcatGTCCCTTCCAACAAATCCTCCTCATGAAACAATCTGGGTTCTTAAAGcttgattcaacggctaaagttattataacttttacaATAGACCCGTGTTTTTagctgttgaatcaaatttcaagggtacaaattgtttgatgaggaggatT encodes the following:
- the LOC126616346 gene encoding mediator of RNA polymerase II transcription subunit 15a-like isoform X1, with protein sequence MHIWSELMYSDNVIPRAPQVGSEPSTDTDDGEPTIDDDLISQLEKLSMDSGGWRSQSLPNSRQEITYKIFDTLKSHPSVSGDEELQELLKMAVTFEEKIYTSSTSQWDYLQKVSLRMLKVDTMIQNTVDNSLQPNPAEVFILLEQCSEDSPAQARLANEGDWQEEVYQKIKAVKEMYLPELSEMYWEIATKLQPHDSLPQQPKSERLEKLKMFKNILERLISVLHITKSSISPGLIDKLGSYENQIINFIDTNRPRKQVPPRQQGQLSPPHMHSMQQPQSQITQVQSRENQMNPLLQTMNLQASLDCRAQTGHANGSDSQEEVYQKIKVMKEMYLTELSEVYQKYVTKLQQPDSLPQPPKPGQLEKLKMFKTMLERLISVLQISKNRISPSLKGKLGLYEKQIVKFIITNRTRTEVPPLQQEQLPPPHMHYSMQQPQSQITQVQSHENPMNPQLQTMNLQGPVPTMQQNNNMTNLQENSLSSISRVSSSTAQHNMMNPLQPSTKLDPGQGNALNSLQQVLLGSNQQTPVNVSQQVNMNSNAMSSQSGVSKLQSNINSLQSNSGMLQHQQIEQQKLQNQLKQQCQQQMQHQLIQQRQILQQQQQQSHSHITHMHLKNQMNQHPLTTMLQSNPVSAGLKRDRQETLQAPFQVSKSMRPSQFAMDQATLLSQSQRSLNEALSSSRIARLHSTNRGPMAMMQSMQFQGPMAMMQQNDMTNLQKFSVSSLAGLQSMQFQGPSPMMQQNNMTSLQKNSDSKQSDSTAKTGDATEGNVPEEVYKKIKVMTAMYLSDLREMYQKIATQIQQHDSLPEKPTSEQTEKLKLSKTMLESLISVLESSECSMSPGKVVSSFSGLSIAQQTNPN
- the LOC126616346 gene encoding mediator of RNA polymerase II transcription subunit 15a-like isoform X4, with the translated sequence MHIWSELMYSDNVIPRAPQVGSEPSTDTDDGEPTIDDDLISQLEKLSMDSGGWRSQSLPNSRQEITYKIFDTLKSHPSVSGDEELQELLKMAVTFEEKIYTSSTSQWDYLQKVSLRMLKVDTMIQNTVDNSLQPNPAEVFILLEQCSEDSPAQARLANEGDWQEEVYQKIKAVKEMYLPELSEMYWEIATKLQPHDSLPQQPKSERLEKLKMFKNILERLISVLHITKSSISPGLIDKLGSYENQIINFIDTNRPRKQVPPRQQGQLSPPHMHSMQQPQSQITQVQSRENQMNPLLQTMNLQASLDCRAQTGHANGSDSQEEVYQKIKVMKEMYLTELSEVYQKYVTKLQQPDSLPQPPKPGQLEKLKMFKTMLERLISVLQISKNRISPSLKGKLGLYEKQIVKFIITNRTRTEVPPLQQEQLPPPHMHYSMQQPQSQITQVQSHENPMNPQLQTMNLQGPVPTMQQNNNMTNLQENSLSSISRVSSSTAQHNMMNPLQPSTKLDPGQGNALNSLQQVLLGSNQQTPVNVSQQVNMNSNAMSSQSGVSKLQSNINSLQSNSGMLQHQQIEQQKLQNQLKQQCQQQMQHQLIQQRQILQQQQQQSHSHITHMHLKNQMNQHPLTTMLQSNPVSAGLKRDRQETLQAPFQVSKSMRPSQFAMDQATLLSQSQRSLNEALSSSRIARLHSTNRGPMAMMQQNDMTNLQKFSVSSLAGLQSMQFQGPSPMMQQNNMTSLQKNSDSKQSDSTAKTGDATEGNVPEEVYKKIKVMTAMYLSDLREMYQKIATQIQQHDSLPEKPTSEQTEKLKLSKTMLESLISVLESSECSMSPGKVVSSFSGLSIAQQTNPN
- the LOC126616346 gene encoding mediator of RNA polymerase II transcription subunit 15a-like isoform X2, yielding MHIWSELMYSDNVIPRAPQVGSEPSTDTDDGEPTIDDDLISQLEKLSMDSGGWRSQSLPNSRQEITYKIFDTLKSHPSVSGDEELQELLKMAVTFEEKIYTSSTSQWDYLQKVSLRMLKVDTMIQNTVDNSLQPNPAEVFILLEQCSEDSPAQARLANEGDWQEEVYQKIKAVKEMYLPELSEMYWEIATKLQPHDSLPQQPKSERLEKLKMFKNILERLISVLHITKSSISPGLIDKLGSYENQIINFIDTNRPRKQVPPRQQGQLSPPHMHSMQQPQSQITQVQSRENQMNPLLQTMNLQDCRAQTGHANGSDSQEEVYQKIKVMKEMYLTELSEVYQKYVTKLQQPDSLPQPPKPGQLEKLKMFKTMLERLISVLQISKNRISPSLKGKLGLYEKQIVKFIITNRTRTEVPPLQQEQLPPPHMHYSMQQPQSQITQVQSHENPMNPQLQTMNLQGPVPTMQQNNNMTNLQENSLSSISRVSSSTAQHNMMNPLQPSTKLDPGQGNALNSLQQVLLGSNQQTPVNVSQQVNMNSNAMSSQSGVSKLQSNINSLQSNSGMLQHQQIEQQKLQNQLKQQCQQQMQHQLIQQRQILQQQQQQSHSHITHMHLKNQMNQHPLTTMLQSNPVSAGLKRDRQETLQAPFQVSKSMRPSQFAMDQATLLSQSQRSLNEALSSSRIARLHSTNRGPMAMMQSMQFQGPMAMMQQNDMTNLQKFSVSSLAGLQSMQFQGPSPMMQQNNMTSLQKNSDSKQSDSTAKTGDATEGNVPEEVYKKIKVMTAMYLSDLREMYQKIATQIQQHDSLPEKPTSEQTEKLKLSKTMLESLISVLESSECSMSPGKVVSSFSGLSIAQQTNPN
- the LOC126616346 gene encoding mediator of RNA polymerase II transcription subunit 15a-like isoform X3, with product MHIWSELMYSDNVIPRAPQVGSEPSTDTDDGEPTIDDDLISQLEKLSMDSGGWRSQSLPNSRQEITYKIFDTLKSHPSVSGDEELQELLKMAVTFEEKIYTSSTSQWDYLQKVSLRMLKVDTMIQNTVDNSLQPNPAEVFILLEQCSEAQARLANEGDWQEEVYQKIKAVKEMYLPELSEMYWEIATKLQPHDSLPQQPKSERLEKLKMFKNILERLISVLHITKSSISPGLIDKLGSYENQIINFIDTNRPRKQVPPRQQGQLSPPHMHSMQQPQSQITQVQSRENQMNPLLQTMNLQASLDCRAQTGHANGSDSQEEVYQKIKVMKEMYLTELSEVYQKYVTKLQQPDSLPQPPKPGQLEKLKMFKTMLERLISVLQISKNRISPSLKGKLGLYEKQIVKFIITNRTRTEVPPLQQEQLPPPHMHYSMQQPQSQITQVQSHENPMNPQLQTMNLQGPVPTMQQNNNMTNLQENSLSSISRVSSSTAQHNMMNPLQPSTKLDPGQGNALNSLQQVLLGSNQQTPVNVSQQVNMNSNAMSSQSGVSKLQSNINSLQSNSGMLQHQQIEQQKLQNQLKQQCQQQMQHQLIQQRQILQQQQQQSHSHITHMHLKNQMNQHPLTTMLQSNPVSAGLKRDRQETLQAPFQVSKSMRPSQFAMDQATLLSQSQRSLNEALSSSRIARLHSTNRGPMAMMQSMQFQGPMAMMQQNDMTNLQKFSVSSLAGLQSMQFQGPSPMMQQNNMTSLQKNSDSKQSDSTAKTGDATEGNVPEEVYKKIKVMTAMYLSDLREMYQKIATQIQQHDSLPEKPTSEQTEKLKLSKTMLESLISVLESSECSMSPGKVVSSFSGLSIAQQTNPN